In Acidobacteriota bacterium, a genomic segment contains:
- a CDS encoding DUF2177 family protein has protein sequence MTVGGFLKLYSVAVVVFLVIDLVWLGVVARSFYQEQMGHLLRPTVNWAAALAFYLVFVLGIVVLCVLPAVERQSLTHAIILGGLLGLVTYAAYDLTNLATLDGFPLKVVLVDLAWGTVLCASVSAITFLTSKYLT, from the coding sequence ATGACAGTTGGCGGTTTCCTCAAGCTCTATTCGGTGGCCGTCGTCGTATTCCTGGTCATCGATCTCGTCTGGCTCGGGGTCGTGGCTCGGTCCTTCTACCAGGAGCAGATGGGTCACCTCCTGCGACCCACAGTCAACTGGGCCGCCGCGCTCGCGTTCTATCTGGTGTTCGTTCTCGGCATCGTGGTACTGTGCGTTTTGCCGGCCGTCGAGCGTCAGAGCCTGACCCACGCGATCATCCTCGGAGGGCTCCTCGGTCTGGTCACCTATGCCGCGTACGACCTCACGAACCTCGCAACTCTGGATGGCTTTCCCTTGAAGGTGGTGCTGGTGGACCTGGCTTGGGGAACGGTGTTGTGTGCGAGCGTCAGTGCGATCACCTTCCTGACATCCAAGTACCTGACCTGA